In Rhodoferax sediminis, the sequence GCGCGTTGTTCAGGCAGGGCGAGGATTCGTCCAGTTCATGCCGGAAGGCGGGTACGTCGTCGGCGCGCGGCGCGCAATAGTCCATCAGGCTGCCGGTCACGAGCTGGCCGGTCTCGCGGTCGTACACCACATGCTCATGCAGTGCCTGGCCAATGCCTTGCACGGCCCCGCCGTCGAGTTGGCCACGCACGATCATCGGGTTGACGACACGGCCCACGTCGTTGACGGAGGCATAGGCCACGACGGCGACCGCTCCGGTCTGCGGATCGATTTCGACCTCGCTCACATGGCAGCCATTCGGCCAGGTCGGCCCGGCCACGCTGCTGGTCGAGTCCATGAAGATGCGCTGCTCGGGTTGCCGCGCGGCCAGCGCAAACAGGTCTAGCTCCAGGTCCGTGCCGGCGACCTTGAAGGTGCCGTTGGCGTATTGAATGTCTTCGGCGGCGGCTTCCAGCTCCTTGGCCGCCAGCTGTTTGGCTTTCTCGATGGTGCGGTCCGCGCCCACGCGCATGGCCGAGCCGCCGGTGAACAGCGAGCGCGAGCCGGCACTGCCAAAACCGTTACCACGGTCGGTGTCGCCCAGCACCACCCGCACCTTGTCGATCGGCACGCCGAACGCATCGACCACCAGCTGCGCCAGCGAGGTGGCGATGCCCTGGCCCATGGCATTCACGGCCGAGTACACCTCGATAATGCCGTCCGCCTGCACCGACACGGTCACGCGCTCCTCGAACACATTGCCGCCGGTCCACTCCAGAAAGGTCGAGATCCCCAGGCCGCGCAGCTTGCCGCGCGCCTTCGAAGCGGCCGCGCGCGCCGCGAAGCCGTTCCAGTCGGCGAGCGCCAAACCCTGGTCCATGACGTGTTCGAACTTGCCGGTGTCGTAGGTCTGGCCCATGGGGTTTTTGTAGGGCATCTGCTCGGGCCGGATGAAGTTGCGCCGGCGCAGTTCCACGCGGTCGATGCCGGTCTGGCGCGCGGCCTCGTCCATCAGGCGTTCCATGTTGAAAATGGCCTCGGGCCGGCCCGCGCCGCGGTAGGCGCCGGTCGGCGCGGTGTTGGTCAGCACCGCCTTGAAATGGAAATCGATGGTCTGGATGTCGTACACACTGGTCTGCACCCAGGGCCCGATCAGCAGCTGGATGGCGACACCCACGCCCGTGGCATAAGCGCCCACGTTGGCGAACGAGGCAATGCGCAAGGCCAGGATTTTGCCGTGCTCGTCCAGCGCCAGCTCGGTGTGGCTTTGCACGTCGCGGCCATGGGCGCTGGAGAGGAACTCCTCGCTGCGCTCGGCCGCCCATTTCACGGCACATTTCAGGGTACGGGCGCTGTAGGCTGCCACCACGTCTTCGGGGTAAGCGCCGGTCTTCATGCCAAAACCACCGCCCACGTCGCCCACCACCACGCGCACCTGCTCGTGCGGCAGACCGAGCGCGTCACTGACCGTGTCGCGCGCCCCCGAGGGCATCTGGGTGCTCAGGTGGATTGTCAGGCGCCCGCTGGCCTTGTCAAAGCTTGCCAGTACGGTGCGCGGCTCCAGCGTGAGGGCGGCCACGCGCTGGTTCGTCACGTCCAGCGCCACCACGTGCGCCGCCCGCGCAAAAGCGGCCGCCGTGGCATTCGCGTCGCCATGGCGCATTTCGGCGGAGATGTTGTCGGGCGCCGCATCGCACAGCACCGGCGCGCCGGGCGCGGTGGCATCCGCCAGGTTCACCACCATGGGCAGCTCCTCAAAGTCGACGACGATGGCTTCGGCCGCATCGCGCGCCTGCTGGAGGGTTTGTGCTACCACCGCAGCAACCGCCTCGCCGACAAAGCGCACGCGCTCGTGTGCCAGCGCGCGCCGCGGCGGCGTGGCGCCGGCCGAGCCGTCGGCGCGTACAAAACCGGCGACCCCCGGAATCGGCTTGACGCCCGCGGCCACCAGATCCGCGCCAGTGAGCACCAACAACACGCCCGGCATGCCCTGCGCCGCCGCCACATCGGTAGAGGCAATGCGCGCGTGCGGATACGGCGAGCGCACAAAGCAAAGATACGCCTGGTTGGCTGGCATCAGATCGTCGGCATAGCTGCCCTTGCCGGTCAGCAGGCCTTCGTCTTCGAGCCGGCGCACGGCTTGCCCGCTGCCAAAGCGCGTGGGATTGGTGTCGTTATTCACGGTAGACGTCCTTGTGTGTTGTGGTTCGTAGTGGAGCGGCATGGACCTCGCGGGTGTACACAACCCCGGAAACTGCAAGAAGCCACTATAGACGCTGTCTGCAAAATCCGCCGACGCGCTAAACTGGCCCGATCGCTCATGTCTGTCCCTGCCGTCTGGAGAAAAAAATGTCCCCGCTGTATCCGTTTCACCTGGCCTTCCCGGTTACTTCGCTGGCTGCGGCCCGTGCCTTTTATGGCGACCTGCTGGGCTGCCCTGAAGGGCGCTCCTCGGACGACTGGGTTGATTTCGATTTCCATGGCCACCAGATCGTGGCGCATCTGTCGCCTTCCGAGGCCGGCCATCACAACACCAGCGCGGTGGACGGCGACAACGTGCCGGTACGCCACTTCGGCCTGGTACTGCCGATGACCGAATGGCATGCGTTGGCCGACAAGCTGCGCGCGGCCGGCACCCGCTTTGTGATCGAGCCGCACGTGCGCTTCAAGGGCCAGGTGGGCGAGCAAGCCACCATGTTCTTCCTGGACCCGTGCGGCAATGCCATTGAATTCAAGGCCTTCGCCGATCCGTCCCGGCTGTTTGCCAAATAGGCTGACCGAGCATCAGCGCGGTGCACCTTCGTAGTGCGCCGGATCGAACCGTCGCGTCTGGCGCCAATAGTCCCAGGTGAAGCCGGGCCACAGCGTGTCGATGCGTCCGTCGGCGTTTTGGTACCAGCTATGACAGCCCGACGACCAGACCGTCGATTTCATTTTCTGCTGCATTACGGCGTAGTTTTCGGTCTGAATTTCGGGGCGCAGGCGCAGCGTGGCCTGGCCGCGCCGGCACAGACTGCGCAGTGCGTCCACGATGTAGTTCACCTGCGCCTCGATCATGAAGATGATGGAGTTGTGGCCCAGTCCGGTGTTCGGGCCGACTAGCATGAAGAGGTTGGGAAAACCGGCCACCGTGATGCCGAGTCGGGTCGCCGCCGGCTGCGCGCGCCAGCGCTCAGAAAGTTCTTCGCCCCGCTCGCCGTAGATGCACAGGGGCGTGATGAATTCGGTGGCCCGAAAGCCGGTGCCCCAGATGATCACGTCGCAGGGATGCAGCCTGCCGTCGCTGCCGACCACCCCCTGCGGCGTCACGCGCGCCACCGCCTGGGTTACCAGGCTCACGTTGGGCTGCTGCAGCGCACGGAACCAGGTGTTTGAGAACAGCAGGCGCTTGCAGCCAGGGTTGAAATGGGGCGTGAGGGCGGCGCGCAGCGCGGCGTCCTTGACCTGGCGGCGCAGGTGCTGCAGGGCAAGTCGGCGCAGCAGGGCCTGCATCCGGGCCGAGCCCAGGAAGCCCATGCCGATCCATTCGTTGAACCAGTAGATGCGCCAGCGCACCAGCGTTTGCAGCCCCGGCACATGGGCGTACAGCCAGCGCCGCAACGGGCCGTAGGGCCGGTCCCGGCGCGGCAGCACCCAGCCGGGCGTGCGCTGGAACACCGTGAGGTGTGCGGCAGCGGACGCGATCTCGGGCACGACCTGCACCGCGCTGGCGCCGGTGCCGACCACGGCGATGCGCTTGCCCCGCAGGTCCACGTCGTGGCGCCACTGGCTCGTGTGGAATGCCGGACCGTCGAATGTGTCCAGCCCCGGCACCTTGGGCAGCAGCGGCTTGTTGAGCGGGCCGGTGGCCACGATGACATGGCGCGCCTGCAGCATGGGTTGGCCCGCGCGTTCGATCTGCCAGTGCTGCGCGCTAGCGTCCCAGCGCAGCGCGCCGACCTCCTGGCCGAAGCGGATCACGGCGTCCAGCCCGTATTGCCGCACCACGCGCCGGATATAGGCCTGAATTTCGGCTTGCTGCGAATAGGGCCGCGTCCAGCCGCGGTTGGGCTCGAACGAGAGCGAGTAAA encodes:
- a CDS encoding VOC family protein yields the protein MSPLYPFHLAFPVTSLAAARAFYGDLLGCPEGRSSDDWVDFDFHGHQIVAHLSPSEAGHHNTSAVDGDNVPVRHFGLVLPMTEWHALADKLRAAGTRFVIEPHVRFKGQVGEQATMFFLDPCGNAIEFKAFADPSRLFAK
- a CDS encoding flavin-containing monooxygenase, which encodes MSTIEVAIIGAGIGGLCAAIRLRAAGVTSLVVLERASEVGGTWRDNTYPGCACDVPSHLYSLSFEPNRGWTRPYSQQAEIQAYIRRVVRQYGLDAVIRFGQEVGALRWDASAQHWQIERAGQPMLQARHVIVATGPLNKPLLPKVPGLDTFDGPAFHTSQWRHDVDLRGKRIAVVGTGASAVQVVPEIASAAAHLTVFQRTPGWVLPRRDRPYGPLRRWLYAHVPGLQTLVRWRIYWFNEWIGMGFLGSARMQALLRRLALQHLRRQVKDAALRAALTPHFNPGCKRLLFSNTWFRALQQPNVSLVTQAVARVTPQGVVGSDGRLHPCDVIIWGTGFRATEFITPLCIYGERGEELSERWRAQPAATRLGITVAGFPNLFMLVGPNTGLGHNSIIFMIEAQVNYIVDALRSLCRRGQATLRLRPEIQTENYAVMQQKMKSTVWSSGCHSWYQNADGRIDTLWPGFTWDYWRQTRRFDPAHYEGAPR
- a CDS encoding xanthine dehydrogenase family protein molybdopterin-binding subunit, whose product is MPLHYEPQHTRTSTVNNDTNPTRFGSGQAVRRLEDEGLLTGKGSYADDLMPANQAYLCFVRSPYPHARIASTDVAAAQGMPGVLLVLTGADLVAAGVKPIPGVAGFVRADGSAGATPPRRALAHERVRFVGEAVAAVVAQTLQQARDAAEAIVVDFEELPMVVNLADATAPGAPVLCDAAPDNISAEMRHGDANATAAAFARAAHVVALDVTNQRVAALTLEPRTVLASFDKASGRLTIHLSTQMPSGARDTVSDALGLPHEQVRVVVGDVGGGFGMKTGAYPEDVVAAYSARTLKCAVKWAAERSEEFLSSAHGRDVQSHTELALDEHGKILALRIASFANVGAYATGVGVAIQLLIGPWVQTSVYDIQTIDFHFKAVLTNTAPTGAYRGAGRPEAIFNMERLMDEAARQTGIDRVELRRRNFIRPEQMPYKNPMGQTYDTGKFEHVMDQGLALADWNGFAARAAASKARGKLRGLGISTFLEWTGGNVFEERVTVSVQADGIIEVYSAVNAMGQGIATSLAQLVVDAFGVPIDKVRVVLGDTDRGNGFGSAGSRSLFTGGSAMRVGADRTIEKAKQLAAKELEAAAEDIQYANGTFKVAGTDLELDLFALAARQPEQRIFMDSTSSVAGPTWPNGCHVSEVEIDPQTGAVAVVAYASVNDVGRVVNPMIVRGQLDGGAVQGIGQALHEHVVYDRETGQLVTGSLMDYCAPRADDVPAFRHELDESSPCLNNALGVKGVGELGTIGAVPSVVNAVADALARGGHASQAPGLQMPLTAVKIWQSLQAAG